Within the Emticicia oligotrophica DSM 17448 genome, the region TGGCGTAAATGCTCTTCTAACCAAAGTACTGATTCAGCATCAAGGTGGTTGGTAGGCTCATCGAGCAATAAAACATCTGGTTGTTTCAATAATAATCGGCAAAGAGCTACACGACGCTTTTCTCCGCCTGAAAGGTTTTCAACCAAAGCATCTTCTGGCGGACAACGCAAAGCGTCCATCGCACGTTCTAAACGGGTATCGAGCTCCCATGCGTCAAGATTGTCAAGTTTTTCTTGAACTTCACCCTGACGAGCCAGAAGTTTATCAAAATCAGCATCTGGGTCGGCAAAAGCCTCATTAATTTCCTCAAACTCTTTCAATAAATCTACTACTTCTTGCACCCCCTCTTCAACAATTTGTCGAACCGTTTTAGTTGGGTCAAGTTTTGGTTCTTGCTCAAGCATACCAACAGTATAACCCGGAGAAAAAACTACATCTCCATTGATGTTTTTATCGATACCAGCAATCACTCTCAACAAAGTAGATTTACCAGCACCATTCAAACCCAAAACACCAATTTTTGCTCCGTAGAAGAATGAAAGATAAATATTTTTAAGAATTTGTCGATTAGGTGGAATGATTTTACTCACTCGTTCCATCGAAAAGATAATCTGTTCGCTCATAGTTAATAAAGAATCGAATTAGCGTTCGTGAAATGAATAATGTGTTAAATTTTCAATATTTTTTCCCTAAAAAAGTAGAATTCCTTTATTTTTCAGTAATTTTATATAATTTTTACGCAAATATCGGTAAAGCTATTTGTATTATACAAAAAAACTGCGAATTTTACCAAACAAACCACCATCCCTGACTCACAAGCCATGTGATTTTTTTATTATGAACGGCGTAACATTAGAAAACGAATATGCTTACATAAAAGACGGTAAGGTATTCTTGAAAGGGTATTTAGATATGCCCGACCGACAAATAGGAGAAGTAAAACGCACAGAAGAAGAGGCCTTCCAGTACTTCATTAACCGTTACCAAATTGCGGTAAATAAGGTTAATCAACTAGAAACTGAAATCGCCGAGGCTCAAAATAAGGGCTCTTTCTTGACAAAACTCACACAACTCCGTAAACGCTTGCTGAATTTCGACGGCATTGGCGATTTTATTCCATTGCTCAAAACTCTCGATGAGCAAGAAGAATATCTACGAGGATTGATTGTGGGTAACCAAGCGAATAATTTAGCAATCAAACAAGCTTTAATCGAGGAAGCTAAAGAAGCTAAAGAAGATGTCGATTGGACCATTGTAGCGGAAAAACTACAAGACATTAAAACGCGTTGGATTCGTACTGGGCCTGTAGATAAGCCTTACCAAGATGAAATCGAACTTACTTTTAAAGAAGTATTAGATGATTTCTATCAAAGAAGAAAGGCTTTCTATGAAGAGCAAAACCGTATCATTGCTGAACGTATGGAAAAATATGTTGAGCTTGTACGTGGTGCTGAACAACTCTTCAGAATGGGTAACTGGGAATTATCTTTCGCCGAACTTAAGCGTCTCCAAACAGAATGGCGTAATGTGGGCGATGTTCCACCAAAACGACTTAAGTTTGAATTCCGTAGATTCAAGAAACTCACTACTACATATTACGAAAAATATTGTGCAGCTAAGGGTATTCAAATCAAAGTTAAAGTTGATCCTCGTGTAGAAGCTCAGCAGAAAATGATGGAAGAAGCTGAAAGACTTGCTGACTCAAAAGATATTTTTGCAGCAACAGAGCGTGCGAAAGTAATGCTCAACGACTGGAAAAACATCAAGGTTCCTTCACACTTGGCGGTTAGAAACGTTGCAGAACGATTCAGAGCAGCTTGTGATAAGATTTTCGAATTGAGTTATTTGATGAAAGTAGTTACTCGTAAACTACCAAACTTCAACTACTTGAGCGAAAAACAACAAGTACTTACAAAATACCGTGAAATGGAGAGCATTGTGATTCGTGCTAGAGGCGAATTAAAGATTCTCATCGAAAGCCATGAGGGGGTTTCACAAGGACCTGATTTAGACAAAATTACGCAATCAAATATCCAAACTCAAAAGCGTAAGCTCTTGATGAAGGAAGTAATTTTAGAAGAATTACGTCGTGCTGCACAAGCAGTATAAAATTTTTAAAAAAAATATTTGGGAAAACTTGCGTTATTAAATTCGATGCATTAATTTTGCACCATAATTCAAGGATGACCCATGGTGTAATGGTAACACTACGGTTTTTGGTACCGTCTTTCTAGGTTCGAATCCTGGTGGGTCAACTACAAAATGTAAAGCAACTGTTTGATATTCAAACAGTTGCTTTTTTGTTTCTCAGCTTTTTAGTTTATCTAATGAATTTTTTATTCGCAGTGTTTGTTAGGCTTTAGTATGGAATAGCTGTTCTCTCGCATAAAAACTAAACTTTTACATGAAATTATTATTACAATATTTAGGCCGCTACCGCTGGCAGGTAGTGTTAGCACTTGTTTTGGCGGCAATCAATCAAAGTTTCTCTCTTCTTGACCCTCTCATCTTTGGGAAAATTGTAGATAAATATGGCGATAAAGCCAAAAACTTCACCCAAGCCGATTACGTAGAGGGAGTACTTACCATGCTCTTAGCCATTATTGGTGTAGCGATGGTCAGTCGAATAGCCAAAACTTTACAAGACTACGTAATGAATATGGTCATCCAGAAATTCGGAGCATCTATATTTACTGATGGCCTCAAACATACACTCAAACTACCTTACCAACAATTCGAAGATCAAAGAAGTGGCGAAACGCTTTCTGTTTTACAAAAGGTGCGTACTGATACCGAAAAATTCATTACACTTTTTGTCAATGTTGCTTTTACTTCATTCATCGGAATAATAGTATTGAATATTTATATCTATCATTTCAATATCAGTCAATGGTTATTTTTAGTCTATCTAGCCAGTGCAGGAGCTTTGGCAGCTTTAACTAGAGTTTTGAGTAGAAAAATAAAGGATATACAAAAAACAATTACCAAAGAAACCACCGCTCTAGCTGGAACGACGACAGAATCGCTCAGAAATATTGAGTTGATTAAAAGTTTAGGCCTTACAAACCAAGAAATCAAGCGTTTGAATCTCAATACCATGAAAATCTTACAACTCGAACTAAAGAAAGTTCGTAGTATTCGTAGTATTGGGTTTATTCAAGGAACATTTGTGAACTTCATTCGCCAAGCCATTCTTTTCTTGTTATTGATGCTCATTTTCAAAGACCAAATGACAGTTGGGCAATTGCTTACGCTACAATTCTGTTCGTTTTTTGTTTTTGGACCGATGCAAGAAATGGGAAATGTGATTATTGCTTTTCGTGAAGCAGAAGCATCATTAAATAATTTCGATAAACTACTTAAAAAACCAATTGAGGTAACACCTGAATTTCCGACAAAATTGGGTGCGGTTGAAAACCTACAATTTGAGAATGTAAGTTTCAAACACTTAACTGCTCAAGGAAAAGCATTAGATGAGGTAACTTTTGAAGTTAAAAAAGGAGAAACAGTGGCTTTTGTTGGCCCATCAGGTTCGGGTAAAACCACCTTAGTTAAACTTTTAGTGGGTCTTTATAATCCTTCAGAAGGAACAGTATTCTATAATGGACTACCTTCGAATGAAATTAATATCGAAGAATTACGCTCACAAATTGGCTTCGTGACTCAAGATACGCAATTGTTTTCGGGCACCATCAAAGAAAACCTATTGTTTGCTCAACCTAATGCTACTGACGAACAAATAATGGATGTTTTACAAAAAGCATCGTGCCAAAATCTCTTAGCCAGAGCTGATAATGGCGTTGATACTGTCATTGGAGAAGGAGGAATAAAGATTTCGGGTGGAGAAAAACAACGTTTATCCATTGCACGAGCACTGTTGAGAAATCCGAAGATTTTTGTTTTTGATGAAGCTACTTCGGCCTTAGATTCACTAACAGAAGAAGAAATTACAAATACTGTAAAAGATGTAACAGCCTTAGGCGAATACATTACGGTGATGATTGCACACCGCTTAAGTACTGTTATGCACGCCGATAAAATCTTTGTTTTGGAGCAAGGAAAAATCATTGAGGTAGGCAAGCACGAAGAGCTTTTGCAAGAAAAAGGCCTGTATTATGCCATGTGGCGTCAGCAAATTGGTGAACGCAAAAATAAGTTGGTTACAGCCTAAAAAATAGTAAGCGTGCCACATCGCAAAGATGTGGCACGCTTACTATTTCTATTCTTGCATAACTTTTGTTATCTCATTAAGCTTCTGTACTTTACTCTGAAAATCACCTTTGAGTTTATTTCTAATCGCTTGCAAATTATTCAAGGTTTCTTGTAAATTCTCAGGAATAATTTCTTCTAAAATTTCGCGGAAACGCTTGGCAAACGTGGGCGATTTTCCATTTGTGGAAATGGCAATTTTTAAATCTTCTTTCACAACAACCGAACTCAAATAAAAATCGCACAAATCGGGCGTATCGGCAATATTGACTAATATTTTTTTAGCTTTACAATCATCTCTTACTTGTCGATTTACTTCTTTGCTATCAGTTCCTGCCGTTACAATATTTACCCCCTCAAGATGAGAAATATGGTATTTTTCTTGAATCAACGTAAGGTTATGGTGCGAAACTAAAGCCTTTATTTCTTCACGAATTTCAGGAGCAACCAATGTAACTTTTGCTTTTGGTGAATTTCTGAAAATAGCTTCGAGCTTTTCTAAACCCACATTTCCTCCACCCACTACAAGCGTATGTAGTTCTTCAAGTTTTAGAAATACCGGAAATAATGTATTCATTATTATTAATAAATCATGTAAAATGGATAGTGAAAACAATTATGTTCAAATGGTATTTTCTAAAATTTTCACCAACTTTTCTAAACCTACTCTATCTACTTCTGAAAAATCGTTTAATTCATTACTATCAACATCTAAAACCATCGAAACATTGCCATTTTTATCAAAAACTGGCACTACGATTTCAGACTTTGAAGCCGAACTACAAGCAATAT harbors:
- a CDS encoding precorrin-2 dehydrogenase/sirohydrochlorin ferrochelatase family protein, whose translation is MNTLFPVFLKLEELHTLVVGGGNVGLEKLEAIFRNSPKAKVTLVAPEIREEIKALVSHHNLTLIQEKYHISHLEGVNIVTAGTDSKEVNRQVRDDCKAKKILVNIADTPDLCDFYLSSVVVKEDLKIAISTNGKSPTFAKRFREILEEIIPENLQETLNNLQAIRNKLKGDFQSKVQKLNEITKVMQE
- a CDS encoding DUF349 domain-containing protein, which translates into the protein MNGVTLENEYAYIKDGKVFLKGYLDMPDRQIGEVKRTEEEAFQYFINRYQIAVNKVNQLETEIAEAQNKGSFLTKLTQLRKRLLNFDGIGDFIPLLKTLDEQEEYLRGLIVGNQANNLAIKQALIEEAKEAKEDVDWTIVAEKLQDIKTRWIRTGPVDKPYQDEIELTFKEVLDDFYQRRKAFYEEQNRIIAERMEKYVELVRGAEQLFRMGNWELSFAELKRLQTEWRNVGDVPPKRLKFEFRRFKKLTTTYYEKYCAAKGIQIKVKVDPRVEAQQKMMEEAERLADSKDIFAATERAKVMLNDWKNIKVPSHLAVRNVAERFRAACDKIFELSYLMKVVTRKLPNFNYLSEKQQVLTKYREMESIVIRARGELKILIESHEGVSQGPDLDKITQSNIQTQKRKLLMKEVILEELRRAAQAV
- a CDS encoding ABC transporter ATP-binding protein, coding for MKLLLQYLGRYRWQVVLALVLAAINQSFSLLDPLIFGKIVDKYGDKAKNFTQADYVEGVLTMLLAIIGVAMVSRIAKTLQDYVMNMVIQKFGASIFTDGLKHTLKLPYQQFEDQRSGETLSVLQKVRTDTEKFITLFVNVAFTSFIGIIVLNIYIYHFNISQWLFLVYLASAGALAALTRVLSRKIKDIQKTITKETTALAGTTTESLRNIELIKSLGLTNQEIKRLNLNTMKILQLELKKVRSIRSIGFIQGTFVNFIRQAILFLLLMLIFKDQMTVGQLLTLQFCSFFVFGPMQEMGNVIIAFREAEASLNNFDKLLKKPIEVTPEFPTKLGAVENLQFENVSFKHLTAQGKALDEVTFEVKKGETVAFVGPSGSGKTTLVKLLVGLYNPSEGTVFYNGLPSNEINIEELRSQIGFVTQDTQLFSGTIKENLLFAQPNATDEQIMDVLQKASCQNLLARADNGVDTVIGEGGIKISGGEKQRLSIARALLRNPKIFVFDEATSALDSLTEEEITNTVKDVTALGEYITVMIAHRLSTVMHADKIFVLEQGKIIEVGKHEELLQEKGLYYAMWRQQIGERKNKLVTA